A region of Desulfuromonas thiophila DNA encodes the following proteins:
- a CDS encoding APC family permease — MSRQRSAGSLRREIGLVSALVLVVANMVGSGVFTTSGFILEQLGSGPALLLCWLVGGLFALAGALCYGELGAMLPRAGGEYAYLQRAFGAAPAFVSGWISLIVGFSAPIAAAAIAFARYLLGGSHPDWLRLIIGERQLLSLSAVTLLACVTVLVFSAVHMHSLRLGQRLQNGLTLFKVLFILVFIGAGLLWGRGDLAHLQLESGSGGGGGGFAVALIFVSFAYSGWNAAAYLGSEIRQPGRNLPLALVAGTLLVMALYLLLNLVYLYALPPAALQGTLEVGTAAATALFGPRAGELFGLAIALGLLSVLSAMIMAGPRVYFAMARDGLFFQRFGRVHATRNTPAAAILFQAVVAIGMILCAAYDSLLIYIGFTLSITAMLTVLGLMWLRHRCPGLERPYRTFAYPFTPLFFIGGNLWIVFYTVISRPLVGLCGLATLALGLLLYGLMRGSLTRQRAALADGSLVAGAED, encoded by the coding sequence ATGAGCCGCCAGCGGTCGGCAGGCAGTCTGCGGCGCGAGATCGGTCTGGTCTCGGCGTTGGTGCTGGTGGTGGCCAACATGGTCGGCAGCGGGGTGTTTACCACCTCTGGCTTTATTCTTGAGCAGCTTGGCAGCGGTCCGGCATTGCTGCTGTGCTGGCTGGTCGGTGGTCTGTTCGCCCTGGCCGGCGCGCTGTGTTACGGCGAACTGGGGGCCATGCTGCCACGCGCCGGCGGTGAATACGCCTATCTGCAGCGGGCCTTTGGTGCCGCGCCGGCCTTTGTTTCGGGCTGGATTTCGCTGATCGTCGGTTTTTCCGCGCCCATTGCGGCGGCGGCCATTGCCTTTGCCCGCTATCTGCTGGGTGGCAGCCATCCCGACTGGCTGCGCCTGATAATTGGCGAACGGCAGTTGCTGAGTCTGTCGGCCGTGACCCTGCTGGCCTGTGTCACGGTACTGGTGTTTTCCGCCGTTCACATGCACAGCCTGCGGCTGGGGCAGCGGCTGCAGAACGGCCTGACCCTGTTCAAGGTGCTGTTCATCCTGGTCTTTATTGGTGCCGGACTGCTGTGGGGACGCGGCGATCTGGCCCATCTGCAGTTGGAGAGCGGCAGTGGCGGCGGAGGCGGCGGTTTTGCTGTGGCGCTGATCTTTGTCAGTTTCGCCTACAGCGGCTGGAATGCCGCCGCCTACCTCGGCAGCGAGATCCGCCAGCCCGGCCGCAATCTGCCGCTGGCGCTGGTGGCGGGCACGCTGCTGGTGATGGCTCTCTATCTGCTGCTGAATCTGGTGTATCTCTACGCCCTGCCACCGGCGGCGCTGCAGGGCACGCTGGAGGTTGGCACCGCCGCGGCCACGGCGCTGTTCGGGCCGCGCGCCGGCGAGCTGTTTGGTCTGGCCATCGCCCTGGGACTGCTGTCGGTTCTCAGTGCCATGATCATGGCCGGGCCAAGGGTCTACTTTGCCATGGCGCGGGACGGTCTGTTTTTTCAGCGCTTCGGCCGGGTGCACGCAACCCGCAACACCCCGGCGGCGGCCATTCTGTTCCAGGCCGTGGTGGCCATCGGCATGATTCTGTGTGCCGCCTATGACAGTCTGCTGATCTACATTGGTTTTACGCTGTCCATCACCGCCATGCTGACGGTGCTGGGTTTGATGTGGCTGCGGCACCGTTGCCCCGGACTGGAACGGCCCTATCGCACCTTCGCTTATCCGTTCACGCCGTTGTTTTTTATCGGCGGCAATCTGTGGATTGTTTTCTACACCGTGATCAGCCGGCCGCTGGTCGGCCTCTGCGGTCTGGCCACCCTGGCCCTGGGGCTGCTGCTCTATGGTCTGATGCGTGGCAGCCTGACCCGCCAGCGAGCCGCTCTGGCTGACGGCTCGCTGGTGGCCGGGGCGGAGGACTGA
- a CDS encoding SAM-dependent methyltransferase, whose amino-acid sequence MKTIVTIVILVTESCSPIPYKGALSSGAAVVVDPAAAFAGSNFAFRRPTMLCSPFRFFRQALCLALFGLTLAATAALAAPGTLSLVSMGAGDPDNMSLRAHKTIEAADVFFTMGGRNPHPELTRGKPVHDAEHGLFGQGGGRTRKPADEAEKLRVENRRIIREAVAAGKNVVILDNGDPTVFGPQIGYMKEFADLNPVIVPGLSSFNAANAALRTSVVAGKARAVMLTLGAVNEGRELFLAQAINEGVTLVLFMVRDLDGLVAALRGKVPATMPVAVVANAGSPAKEKVIGATLATLPEKIRGIELGPYLLYIGEAVNL is encoded by the coding sequence GTGAAAACGATTGTCACAATCGTGATCCTGGTCACGGAATCTTGTTCGCCGATCCCGTATAAAGGGGCTTTGTCGTCCGGCGCGGCCGTTGTGGTCGATCCCGCAGCGGCGTTCGCCGGATCAAATTTTGCCTTCAGGAGACCGACGATGCTGTGTAGCCCCTTCCGATTTTTCCGGCAGGCCCTGTGCCTTGCCCTGTTTGGCCTGACCCTGGCCGCCACCGCCGCACTGGCGGCCCCCGGCACGCTTTCACTGGTCAGCATGGGGGCGGGTGACCCCGACAACATGAGTCTGCGCGCCCATAAGACCATCGAGGCGGCGGATGTTTTTTTCACCATGGGCGGCAGAAACCCGCATCCTGAGCTGACCAGGGGCAAGCCGGTTCATGACGCCGAGCACGGTTTGTTCGGTCAGGGTGGCGGCAGGACCCGCAAGCCGGCGGACGAGGCGGAAAAGCTGCGGGTGGAGAACCGCCGGATCATCCGCGAAGCGGTTGCGGCCGGAAAGAATGTCGTCATTCTGGATAACGGCGATCCCACGGTTTTCGGCCCGCAGATTGGCTACATGAAGGAATTTGCCGACCTGAATCCGGTGATAGTGCCGGGCCTCTCCAGCTTTAATGCCGCCAATGCGGCACTCAGAACCAGCGTGGTCGCCGGCAAGGCCCGAGCCGTGATGCTGACCCTTGGCGCCGTGAACGAGGGTCGGGAGCTGTTCCTGGCCCAAGCCATCAATGAGGGTGTGACCCTGGTGCTTTTCATGGTGCGTGATCTCGATGGCCTGGTCGCGGCCCTGCGCGGCAAGGTGCCGGCCACCATGCCGGTCGCCGTTGTCGCCAATGCGGGGTCGCCGGCCAAGGAAAAGGTCATCGGCGCCACGCTGGCGACCCTGCCGGAAAAGATCCGGGGGATCGAGCTCGGGCCTTATCTGCTGTATATCGGTGAGGCCGTTAATCTTTAA
- a CDS encoding DUF3450 domain-containing protein, whose amino-acid sequence MNQRPLSTGRRSLLPALLIALWLMLPLARPVLAAPLDLKVPAEGHLHNEQQHQQIQEQWRGRRQQLLGQIDQAHQEQQALQRQLRLLDDRLALARQQLARARQDQQAGAELRTGLRDWLMQLLDRLEQYQQQSLPFLAEERQQRLERLRQLLADDSQEAAEPVRRILEALQIEAQYGQEAEAYPQQIELAGEPLQVEILRLGRLALFFRSPDGSRAGVYDPLTRQFQQRTAADSAAIDRALQQIRREAAPQLVALPLGRIERP is encoded by the coding sequence ATGAATCAACGACCCCTGTCAACGGGCCGCCGCTCCCTGTTGCCGGCCCTGTTAATCGCCCTGTGGCTGATGCTGCCGCTGGCGCGGCCGGTGCTGGCGGCTCCGCTGGATCTGAAGGTGCCGGCCGAGGGCCACCTGCACAACGAACAGCAGCACCAGCAGATTCAGGAGCAGTGGCGCGGTCGGCGCCAGCAGTTGCTCGGTCAGATCGACCAGGCCCACCAGGAGCAGCAAGCCCTGCAGCGGCAATTACGCCTGCTGGACGATCGCCTGGCCTTGGCGCGGCAGCAGCTGGCCCGGGCGCGGCAGGACCAGCAGGCTGGTGCCGAGTTGCGTACCGGTCTGCGCGACTGGCTCATGCAGCTGCTTGATCGGCTGGAACAGTACCAGCAGCAGTCGTTGCCGTTTCTGGCCGAGGAGCGGCAGCAGCGTCTTGAGCGCCTGCGCCAGCTGCTGGCCGATGACAGCCAGGAGGCGGCGGAGCCGGTCCGGCGCATTCTCGAAGCCTTGCAGATCGAGGCGCAGTATGGCCAGGAGGCCGAGGCCTATCCGCAGCAGATTGAACTGGCGGGGGAACCCCTGCAGGTGGAGATCCTGCGACTGGGGCGGCTGGCGCTGTTTTTTCGCAGCCCCGATGGCAGTCGGGCCGGTGTCTACGATCCGTTGACGCGGCAGTTCCAGCAACGGACGGCCGCTGACAGCGCGGCCATTGACAGGGCATTGCAGCAGATCCGCCGGGAGGCGGCACCACAGCTGGTGGCGTTGCCGCTGGGGAGGATTGAACGGCCATGA
- a CDS encoding TonB-dependent receptor plug domain-containing protein, with protein sequence MIRRNAHRRLRSRLTLLALLGGMVATPALAEPLPLQAEAPGSIEVIDAASLRQMNARTLADALEYATGLVIATETGRTLAPSIRGTSTKHCLVLVDGRRLVVGYGDLVDINQIPLTLVERIEVVRGPASALYGSDALGGVVNIITRQPGSGPAVQLEGQVGLNKDGEGEAWLGSAAGSARLGALGLLAGVEGRGKQLWNRIDDDGMDDGDDLDLTSGGGRFHYELAAGQSLRGGYDYSNRSMAGDRLIENLQRLRDTDAERQGGYLQYDARLAGGDQFSLLLNRSEYREDLSLSPAANSTEEGFKKNVLNQVEARYSGLFFKRHLLSSGFEWREDRREGTKVDSRQVENLSLYLQDEFRLFEALQLVVGLRYDDHETFGGQWSPRLSLICHLSERWRLKASYGEGFRAPSLTELYVTSWRQKGKQIYQPNADLDAESSRSAELGVEGQFGVLRTGLTLFYTEVDDLIEALYQESRGSGKNAKDYYRFANIGEARLQGIEWDGRLALPLGLSLAGQATWLDAENRDSGEDLDGQPEFKGHLKLAWDHAGLGLHGNVRLQYFGQTPYASGDEGDDTLTHLYLSKTLGEHLEGFGGIDNLFDQDAVEPTFFYVGLRARF encoded by the coding sequence ATGATCAGACGGAACGCGCACAGGCGGCTCAGGTCGCGGCTGACCCTGTTGGCCCTGCTGGGTGGCATGGTGGCGACACCGGCCCTGGCCGAACCCCTGCCGCTCCAGGCCGAGGCGCCGGGCTCCATCGAGGTGATCGATGCGGCCAGCCTGCGGCAGATGAACGCCCGCACCCTGGCCGATGCGCTGGAGTACGCCACCGGCCTGGTGATCGCCACGGAAACCGGTCGGACCCTGGCGCCGAGCATCCGTGGCACCAGCACCAAGCACTGCTTGGTGCTGGTCGATGGTCGCCGGCTGGTGGTGGGCTACGGCGATCTGGTCGATATCAACCAGATTCCGCTGACACTGGTGGAGCGCATCGAGGTGGTGCGCGGCCCGGCTTCGGCGCTGTACGGCAGTGACGCCCTGGGCGGGGTGGTCAATATCATTACCCGCCAACCCGGCAGTGGCCCGGCCGTACAGCTGGAGGGGCAGGTGGGCCTTAACAAGGATGGTGAAGGCGAGGCTTGGCTGGGCAGCGCCGCCGGTAGTGCCCGGCTGGGCGCGCTGGGGTTGCTGGCCGGCGTGGAGGGTCGCGGCAAGCAGCTGTGGAACCGGATCGACGACGACGGCATGGATGATGGCGACGACCTGGACCTGACCAGCGGCGGTGGCCGTTTCCACTATGAGCTGGCCGCCGGCCAGAGTCTGCGTGGCGGCTATGACTACAGCAATCGCAGCATGGCGGGTGACCGCCTGATCGAAAATCTGCAGCGGCTGCGCGATACCGACGCCGAGCGGCAGGGCGGCTATCTGCAGTACGACGCCCGCCTGGCCGGCGGCGATCAATTCAGCCTGCTGCTCAACCGCTCCGAGTATCGCGAGGATCTGAGCCTGAGCCCGGCCGCCAACAGCACTGAGGAAGGCTTCAAGAAGAACGTTCTCAATCAGGTCGAGGCCCGTTACAGCGGCCTGTTTTTCAAGCGTCATCTGCTGTCGAGCGGTTTTGAGTGGCGCGAGGACCGGCGCGAAGGCACCAAGGTCGACAGCCGCCAGGTGGAAAATCTCAGCCTGTATCTGCAGGACGAATTCCGCCTGTTCGAGGCGCTGCAACTGGTGGTTGGCCTGCGTTACGACGACCATGAAACCTTCGGCGGGCAGTGGTCGCCCCGTCTGTCGCTGATCTGCCACCTGAGCGAGCGCTGGCGGCTCAAGGCGTCCTATGGCGAAGGCTTTCGCGCGCCGAGCCTGACGGAGCTGTACGTCACCTCCTGGCGCCAGAAGGGCAAGCAGATCTACCAGCCCAACGCCGACCTCGATGCCGAAAGCTCGCGCAGCGCCGAGCTGGGCGTGGAAGGCCAATTCGGTGTCCTGCGCACCGGTCTGACCCTGTTCTACACCGAGGTGGACGATCTGATCGAGGCCCTCTACCAGGAAAGCCGCGGCAGCGGCAAGAACGCCAAGGATTATTACCGCTTCGCGAATATCGGCGAGGCCCGCCTGCAGGGTATCGAATGGGATGGGCGGCTGGCGCTGCCCCTCGGGCTGTCGCTGGCCGGTCAGGCCACCTGGCTCGACGCGGAAAACCGCGACAGCGGCGAGGATCTTGACGGCCAGCCCGAATTCAAGGGTCATCTCAAACTGGCCTGGGATCATGCCGGTCTGGGCCTGCATGGCAATGTGCGGCTGCAGTATTTCGGCCAGACGCCCTATGCCAGTGGCGACGAGGGGGACGACACTCTGACCCACCTCTACCTGTCCAAGACCCTGGGCGAGCACCTGGAAGGCTTTGGCGGCATCGACAATCTGTTCGATCAGGACGCTGTCGAGCCGACCTTCTTCTACGTCGGTCTGCGCGCCCGCTTCTGA
- a CDS encoding FHA domain-containing protein produces the protein MAPLVLKPLDGSQKTLAFAQKSIRVGADERNELVIADLLVASFHALILCQGGLVRLVAYTDGETRVNAQAVTAECYVFRGDRLTFGRTEYLLLDAPKLCWNLPAH, from the coding sequence GTGGCGCCGCTGGTGCTCAAGCCCCTGGACGGATCGCAGAAGACTTTGGCCTTTGCGCAGAAAAGCATTCGCGTTGGCGCCGATGAACGCAACGAACTGGTGATTGCCGACCTTCTGGTGGCTTCATTCCATGCCCTGATTCTGTGTCAGGGCGGTCTGGTCCGACTGGTGGCCTACACCGATGGAGAAACACGGGTGAACGCGCAAGCGGTTACCGCGGAATGCTATGTTTTCCGGGGAGACCGGTTGACGTTCGGCCGGACGGAATACCTGCTGCTCGATGCGCCGAAGCTGTGTTGGAACCTGCCCGCCCACTGA
- a CDS encoding TonB-dependent receptor domain-containing protein: MVDRTLARRSGRAAGLGVAALMALLLTPPAPAWSWQEPVALETLEVTATLQKDAAQQRVQQAQRNLAQDMADVLRDEPAIQIGGGSRNAQRFYLRGIEASNLNIRIDGASQGRNLFQHRGATGGLDADLLKSVSVATLPASDQGGGALGGSILFETVDAQDLLSAGRPAGVRLKGSHSSADDAIGGAASAYGRYGDAGLLVHVSGVNAEDYRSGAGNEVQGSAGRDRDYFAKFSLLDRAGHSLRLSAEKNENSGLYRWGAGDGAYDDTATLQYQISERQTQVLDYRFRRPADERVDLRLSLFHNEQSLDNTDANSLTETEGYGGDLRNTARFHLGATGHELTLGVDLYQEEGRYRTAGSRRGGDNQAEVVGLYVQERMKLGPLQLAAGLRYDDYSTDFGAVTVDGDEFSPSAGAELALGLGVTLFAGYGEAVRSSGIIPVQWLASATDTPTFNQRAGKDSFGKGFKAETSQRYEGGLRFEHGGLLRPDDGFEASLTLFETEIEDLIVQIGGSRGAPVTGFYNDDAIEVRGWELRLAWQLRDFRTSLAYSRARAEDAEGQLIGASVGNRRAATTGDRLLWDSFWQVRPAFAVGYTLDALGGLDKDAIDRSGYVLHHLQADWQTALDGLSVQLAVRNLLDRRYSEQTSVGSDSTAVYEPGRDVRLALIYRY, encoded by the coding sequence ATGGTAGATCGCACCCTGGCGAGACGTTCGGGCCGCGCCGCTGGCCTGGGGGTGGCGGCGCTGATGGCGCTGCTGCTGACACCGCCGGCCCCGGCCTGGTCGTGGCAAGAGCCCGTCGCGCTGGAGACGTTGGAGGTGACGGCGACGCTGCAGAAGGATGCGGCGCAGCAGCGCGTGCAACAGGCCCAGCGCAATCTGGCGCAAGACATGGCCGATGTGCTGCGTGACGAGCCGGCCATCCAGATCGGCGGCGGCAGCCGCAACGCCCAGCGCTTTTATCTGCGCGGCATCGAGGCCAGCAATCTCAACATCCGCATTGATGGCGCCAGCCAGGGCCGCAATCTGTTTCAGCATCGCGGCGCCACCGGCGGCCTTGATGCCGATCTGCTCAAGAGCGTCAGTGTCGCGACCCTGCCGGCATCGGATCAGGGCGGCGGGGCTCTGGGTGGCAGCATTCTGTTCGAAACCGTCGATGCCCAGGATCTGCTGAGTGCGGGTCGTCCCGCCGGCGTGCGGCTCAAGGGCAGTCACAGCAGTGCCGATGACGCCATCGGTGGCGCCGCTTCGGCCTATGGTCGGTATGGTGATGCCGGTCTGCTGGTGCATGTCAGTGGCGTCAACGCCGAGGACTATCGCAGTGGCGCTGGCAACGAGGTGCAGGGCTCGGCCGGCCGCGACCGCGACTATTTCGCCAAGTTCAGCCTGCTCGATCGTGCCGGCCACAGCCTGCGGCTGAGTGCGGAAAAGAATGAAAACAGCGGCCTGTACCGCTGGGGTGCCGGTGATGGCGCCTACGATGATACGGCGACGCTGCAGTATCAGATCAGTGAGCGGCAGACTCAGGTTCTGGATTACCGCTTCCGCCGTCCCGCCGATGAACGGGTCGATCTTCGCCTCAGCCTGTTCCACAACGAACAGTCGCTCGACAACACCGACGCCAACAGTCTGACGGAAACGGAAGGTTATGGTGGCGACCTGCGCAACACCGCCCGTTTCCATCTGGGCGCAACAGGCCATGAGCTGACCCTGGGGGTTGATCTGTATCAGGAGGAAGGTCGCTATCGCACGGCGGGCAGCCGGCGCGGCGGCGACAACCAGGCCGAGGTGGTGGGCCTTTATGTGCAGGAGCGGATGAAGCTCGGACCGCTGCAACTGGCGGCCGGTCTGCGTTACGACGATTATTCCACCGATTTTGGCGCCGTCACCGTCGATGGCGATGAGTTCTCGCCCAGCGCTGGCGCTGAACTGGCGCTGGGTCTGGGTGTGACGCTGTTTGCCGGTTACGGCGAGGCGGTGCGCAGCAGCGGCATCATCCCGGTTCAGTGGCTGGCCTCGGCGACCGACACCCCGACCTTCAACCAGCGCGCCGGCAAGGACAGTTTCGGCAAGGGCTTCAAGGCCGAAACCTCGCAGCGCTACGAAGGCGGGCTGCGCTTTGAGCACGGCGGGTTGTTGCGGCCCGACGACGGCTTTGAGGCCAGCCTGACCCTGTTCGAAACCGAGATCGAAGACCTCATCGTCCAGATCGGTGGCTCCCGTGGAGCGCCGGTGACCGGTTTCTACAACGACGATGCCATCGAGGTGCGCGGCTGGGAGTTGCGGCTGGCCTGGCAGCTGCGGGATTTCCGCACCAGCCTGGCCTACAGCCGGGCCCGGGCCGAAGACGCCGAGGGTCAGCTGATCGGCGCCAGCGTCGGCAACCGGCGGGCCGCCACCACCGGCGACCGGTTGCTGTGGGACAGCTTCTGGCAGGTGCGACCCGCTTTCGCCGTTGGCTATACCCTCGATGCTCTTGGCGGTCTCGACAAGGATGCCATCGACCGCAGTGGCTATGTGCTGCATCACCTGCAGGCCGACTGGCAGACCGCGCTCGATGGCCTGAGTGTGCAGCTGGCGGTACGCAACCTGCTGGATCGGCGCTACAGCGAACAGACCAGTGTCGGTAGCGACAGTACCGCAGTGTACGAGCCGGGCCGCGATGTTCGCCTGGCGCTGATCTATCGCTACTGA
- a CDS encoding flavodoxin: MKIRIVYGSSTGNTEAAARHLTQLMPGSELLEVSNAQTADFEGCDLLVLGTSTWGLGELQHDWDAALENLRGARLQGSAVALFGLGDQASYPSTFVDGLRPLGDAASEAGARLIGRWPADDYDFQDSAALDGEQLIGLALDEENQSDMSRARLQRWAEQLLNELR, from the coding sequence ATGAAGATTCGTATTGTGTATGGCAGTTCCACCGGCAACACCGAAGCCGCCGCCCGTCATTTGACCCAGCTGATGCCGGGTTCCGAGCTGCTGGAGGTTTCCAATGCCCAGACGGCCGATTTCGAGGGCTGCGATTTGCTGGTTCTGGGAACCTCGACCTGGGGCCTGGGCGAGCTGCAGCACGACTGGGACGCTGCCCTGGAGAATCTGCGTGGCGCCCGTCTGCAGGGCTCGGCGGTGGCGCTGTTCGGTCTGGGCGATCAGGCCAGCTATCCGTCGACCTTTGTCGATGGTCTGCGGCCCCTGGGCGATGCCGCCAGCGAGGCCGGCGCCCGCCTGATCGGCCGCTGGCCGGCGGATGATTACGACTTCCAGGATTCCGCCGCGCTGGACGGCGAGCAGTTGATCGGCCTGGCTCTTGACGAGGAAAACCAGTCGGATATGAGCCGAGCCCGCTTGCAGCGCTGGGCGGAGCAACTGCTCAATGAACTGCGCTAG
- a CDS encoding SAM-dependent methyltransferase, producing the protein MTYRCGRVCGCSLLLVLALALPALAASAAGQGAFYLVSTGVGDADNMSVRAWRTIERADVVLAMQPEQAREKYAALLKDKPVYPAGHGLFGRMPQRLAVTSAQGGRRPGPAAAPELADQQQQTRQIVRDAVAAGKTVVLLDAGDPTIYGPQTGYLREFADLAPQVIPGISSFNAANAALGRGITEGRPSRSVILTAAAGKTPNAPDGYHGRDSLTALAKSQSTLVFFTMGLNLPDVVAQLKTSYPADTPIALVLHAGSAARQRVVRATLESIVAQLGDEPLPFEHLIYVGDFLR; encoded by the coding sequence ATGACGTATCGTTGTGGAAGGGTTTGCGGCTGTAGTCTGTTGCTGGTGCTGGCACTGGCGCTGCCGGCACTGGCCGCGTCCGCCGCCGGCCAAGGCGCTTTTTATCTGGTCAGCACCGGGGTGGGCGATGCCGACAACATGAGCGTGCGGGCCTGGCGCACCATCGAACGGGCCGATGTGGTGCTGGCCATGCAGCCGGAACAGGCCAGGGAAAAATATGCCGCACTGCTCAAGGACAAGCCGGTTTATCCCGCCGGCCATGGCCTGTTCGGCCGCATGCCGCAGCGGCTGGCCGTCACCTCGGCGCAGGGTGGCCGGCGGCCTGGCCCCGCAGCGGCGCCAGAGCTGGCCGACCAGCAACAGCAAACCCGCCAGATCGTCCGGGATGCGGTGGCGGCCGGCAAGACCGTGGTGCTGCTCGATGCCGGTGATCCGACCATCTACGGGCCGCAGACCGGCTATCTGCGGGAATTTGCCGATCTGGCTCCCCAGGTGATTCCGGGCATCTCCAGCTTCAATGCCGCCAACGCCGCTTTGGGGCGCGGCATTACCGAAGGCCGGCCGAGCCGCTCGGTGATTTTGACCGCCGCCGCCGGCAAAACGCCGAACGCGCCCGACGGCTACCACGGCCGGGACAGCCTGACCGCGTTGGCCAAAAGCCAGTCGACCCTGGTGTTCTTCACCATGGGGCTGAATTTGCCGGACGTTGTTGCCCAACTGAAAACCTCCTACCCGGCGGATACGCCCATCGCCCTGGTGTTGCATGCGGGCAGTGCGGCCCGGCAGCGGGTTGTGCGGGCCACCCTCGAGAGCATCGTGGCGCAACTGGGTGACGAGCCCCTGCCGTTTGAGCATCTGATCTATGTCGGCGATTTTCTGCGATGA
- a CDS encoding type II secretion system protein GspG, with translation MSQIALILISLIAAAGVLTDAPEQLLSFYDEVVATGQELATAGDLRSMSNMLDYEYLRRGRYPREKAFPAWLEKAFKENPGKSLLQDHWGRPYVYRVAADQSSYVLFSLGPDGREGSADDLRITGP, from the coding sequence TTGAGCCAGATTGCTTTGATTCTGATCAGCCTGATCGCGGCCGCCGGTGTCCTGACCGATGCGCCGGAGCAGTTACTGTCGTTTTATGACGAAGTGGTGGCGACAGGGCAGGAGCTGGCAACGGCCGGCGACCTGCGCTCCATGTCCAACATGCTTGATTACGAGTATCTGCGGCGCGGCCGTTATCCCCGCGAGAAGGCCTTTCCCGCCTGGCTGGAAAAAGCCTTTAAGGAGAATCCGGGCAAGTCGTTGCTGCAGGATCATTGGGGGCGACCCTATGTCTACCGCGTGGCGGCGGATCAGTCGTCCTATGTGCTGTTCAGTCTCGGCCCGGATGGCCGGGAGGGCTCGGCTGACGACCTGAGGATCACCGGTCCCTGA
- a CDS encoding peptidylprolyl isomerase → MKKLVLLAMLLTTLAACNGPKSGAGEQTRTLATFQGGSLTELDVQAHYEHLRKDARFRNHPESLTPETVFEHALNMEMMIALGLEKQLHLDPRVRQQIHAHMSDLFLRLLQDELVERIERDQISDEEALAYYNAHKDQYEKKALYQVRVLTAAAETLALAAAAVRDEGLPFAEAVRIHAADEQERESGGTTGSRSLERFRPAWREHVARLQVGELYGPVEIDGQQRLLWLDSRTEPYQYSFEEKKEYVRNDCLYQKYREAWQAVYDELRTRFSVKIDDKTLRQFYETMAAEKKGEA, encoded by the coding sequence ATGAAAAAACTGGTTTTGCTGGCGATGCTGTTGACCACACTTGCGGCCTGCAATGGCCCGAAGAGCGGCGCGGGAGAACAGACCCGAACCCTGGCGACCTTCCAGGGCGGCAGTCTCACCGAGCTGGATGTGCAGGCGCACTACGAACATCTGCGCAAGGATGCGCGGTTCAGAAATCATCCCGAAAGCCTGACGCCGGAGACGGTATTCGAGCATGCCCTGAACATGGAGATGATGATTGCCCTGGGATTGGAGAAGCAGCTGCATCTTGACCCGCGGGTGCGCCAGCAGATTCACGCCCACATGAGCGATTTGTTCCTGCGGCTGCTGCAGGATGAGCTGGTCGAACGGATCGAGCGCGACCAGATCAGCGATGAAGAGGCCCTGGCCTACTACAACGCGCATAAGGATCAGTACGAAAAAAAGGCGCTTTATCAGGTGCGGGTTCTCACCGCCGCGGCGGAGACCCTGGCGCTGGCGGCAGCGGCCGTGCGAGACGAGGGGCTGCCCTTTGCCGAGGCCGTTCGTATCCATGCCGCCGATGAACAGGAACGCGAGAGCGGCGGCACTACCGGCAGCCGCTCGCTGGAGCGTTTCCGCCCGGCCTGGCGCGAGCATGTGGCAAGGCTGCAGGTGGGCGAACTGTACGGCCCGGTGGAAATCGACGGTCAGCAGCGCCTGCTGTGGCTCGACAGTCGGACAGAACCTTACCAGTACAGCTTTGAAGAGAAGAAGGAATACGTTCGTAACGATTGTCTGTACCAGAAATATCGCGAGGCCTGGCAGGCCGTATACGACGAGCTGCGCACCCGTTTCAGCGTGAAGATCGACGACAAAACGCTGCGGCAGTTCTATGAAACGATGGCGGCGGAAAAGAAAGGGGAGGCCTGA
- a CDS encoding DUF2325 domain-containing protein, translating to MTVLIVGADRIGAFVPRLKEMGAETIVHWDTRNVRASKNKIPEKTDLVIFCTDYLNHKAAYTLKKQVKERCLPAVYCRRNWSDMALGLEAVLAGGIAEAGAEPAGEAAGEDRPQRPCRCGTSPSGVCRCTTCTCADKAKRPARH from the coding sequence ATGACTGTCCTGATTGTTGGTGCCGATCGTATTGGTGCCTTTGTTCCCCGGCTGAAGGAAATGGGCGCGGAAACCATTGTTCACTGGGATACGCGCAATGTCCGCGCCAGCAAAAACAAGATACCGGAAAAAACCGACCTGGTGATCTTCTGCACCGACTATCTCAACCATAAAGCGGCCTATACGCTGAAAAAACAGGTCAAGGAGCGCTGCCTGCCAGCCGTTTACTGCCGGCGCAACTGGAGCGACATGGCTCTGGGGCTTGAGGCCGTGCTGGCCGGCGGCATAGCGGAAGCCGGTGCCGAGCCGGCGGGGGAAGCGGCCGGCGAGGATCGGCCGCAACGGCCGTGTCGCTGCGGTACCAGCCCTTCCGGCGTTTGCCGTTGCACCACCTGCACCTGCGCCGATAAGGCCAAACGGCCGGCGCGCCACTGA